A genomic segment from Rhodospirillum centenum SW encodes:
- a CDS encoding bifunctional acetate--CoA ligase family protein/GNAT family N-acetyltransferase has protein sequence MTIRNLDRLFKPSSIALIGASRHPQSIGQVVARNLFNAGFDGPIMPVNPHERSVEGVLAYNSVAALPLTPDLAVIATPPQTIPGLIAELGERGTKAAVVITAGFAEMGEDGRKLQQQVLDAARPHLLRVVGPNCLGVMVPARGVNAGFAHLPPLKGDIALVAQSGAVVTSILDWANARGIGFSHLVSLGGMADVDFGDMLDYLAQDPNVRAILLYVEAITHARKFMSAARAAARAKPVIVIKAGRSDEAAKAASSHTGALAGADAVYDAAFRRAGMLRVSELDELFDAVETLATGVQIKGDRLAILTNGGGIGVLATDALVGQGGRLAALTPETLEKLGRVLPPTWSHGNPVDIIGDAPGKRYADALGILLEDPGCDAVLVMNCPTAVADSVDAADAVVSVLKAKGNKRTPVLTSWLGETAAAEARRQFAKQRIPDYHTPNQAVRAFMHLVRYRKNQELLMETPPSVPEQFDVDMAVARHQIDEALATGCDWLSEYQAKEVLRAYGIPCVQTVTAATPAEAERAARRLGGRIALKILSPDITHKSDLGGVALNLAPNQVWAEAEAMLERVRSFMPTARIEGFTVQEMAHRPDAHELIVGMIDDELFGPVILFGAGGTGVEVVADKELGLPPLNMNLAREMMSRTRIHRLLLGYRSRPKADLDAIALSLIKVSQLVTDFPEIVELDINPLFADDKGVLALDARIKVATPKMEGSRRLSIRPYPKKLEQTVRLRDGREYLIRPIRPEDEPLIHDMVAHTSLEDLRLRFFAPMKRLSHQLAARLTQIDYGREMALVAERPDEETGEPAIHGTVRITADPDNERAEYAVLVRSDMKGKGLGYVMMTRILDYARMRGIKEVFGEVLRENTTMLAMCRELGFTQHDNPDDPGVMEVSYRVPKPAGE, from the coding sequence ATGACGATCCGCAACCTGGACCGCCTGTTCAAGCCGTCCTCCATCGCCCTGATCGGGGCCAGCCGGCATCCCCAGTCCATCGGCCAGGTGGTCGCCCGCAACCTGTTCAACGCCGGTTTCGACGGGCCGATCATGCCGGTGAACCCGCATGAACGCTCGGTCGAAGGCGTGCTGGCCTACAATTCCGTCGCGGCCCTGCCGCTGACGCCGGATCTGGCCGTGATCGCCACGCCGCCGCAGACGATCCCGGGGCTGATCGCGGAGCTGGGGGAGCGCGGCACCAAGGCCGCCGTCGTCATCACCGCCGGCTTCGCGGAGATGGGGGAGGACGGGCGGAAGCTGCAGCAGCAGGTGCTGGACGCCGCCCGGCCGCACCTGCTGCGCGTCGTCGGACCGAACTGCCTGGGCGTCATGGTGCCGGCGCGCGGCGTCAATGCCGGCTTCGCCCACCTGCCGCCGCTGAAGGGCGACATCGCCCTGGTGGCGCAGTCGGGGGCCGTCGTCACCTCCATCCTGGACTGGGCCAACGCCCGCGGCATCGGCTTCAGCCACCTGGTCAGCCTGGGCGGCATGGCGGACGTCGATTTCGGCGACATGCTGGACTATCTGGCGCAGGACCCCAACGTCCGCGCCATCCTGCTGTATGTCGAGGCGATCACGCATGCGCGGAAGTTCATGTCCGCCGCCCGCGCCGCCGCCCGTGCCAAGCCCGTCATCGTCATCAAGGCCGGCCGCAGCGACGAGGCGGCGAAGGCCGCCAGCTCGCACACCGGTGCGCTGGCCGGCGCCGACGCGGTCTACGACGCCGCCTTCCGCCGTGCCGGCATGCTGCGCGTCTCCGAGCTGGACGAGCTGTTCGACGCGGTGGAGACGCTGGCGACCGGCGTGCAGATCAAGGGCGACCGGCTGGCCATCCTGACCAACGGCGGCGGCATCGGCGTGCTGGCGACGGACGCGCTGGTCGGCCAGGGCGGCCGGCTGGCGGCGCTGACGCCGGAGACGCTCGAGAAGCTGGGCCGCGTGCTGCCGCCCACCTGGAGCCACGGCAACCCCGTGGACATCATCGGCGACGCGCCGGGCAAGCGCTATGCCGACGCGCTGGGCATCCTGCTGGAGGACCCGGGCTGCGACGCCGTGCTGGTGATGAACTGCCCCACCGCCGTGGCCGACAGCGTGGACGCGGCGGACGCCGTCGTCAGCGTGCTGAAGGCCAAGGGCAACAAGCGCACCCCCGTGCTGACGAGCTGGCTGGGCGAGACGGCGGCGGCGGAGGCGCGGCGCCAGTTCGCCAAGCAGCGCATCCCCGACTACCACACGCCCAATCAGGCGGTGCGCGCCTTCATGCACCTGGTCCGCTACCGCAAGAACCAGGAACTGCTGATGGAGACGCCGCCCAGCGTGCCCGAGCAGTTCGACGTGGACATGGCCGTCGCCCGCCACCAGATCGACGAGGCCCTGGCCACCGGCTGCGACTGGCTGTCGGAGTACCAGGCCAAGGAGGTGCTGCGCGCCTACGGCATCCCCTGCGTGCAGACGGTCACCGCTGCCACCCCGGCCGAAGCCGAGCGCGCCGCGCGCCGGCTGGGCGGCCGCATCGCGTTGAAGATCCTGTCCCCCGACATCACGCACAAGTCGGACCTGGGCGGTGTCGCCCTGAACCTCGCGCCCAACCAGGTCTGGGCCGAGGCGGAGGCGATGCTGGAGCGCGTCCGCTCGTTCATGCCCACCGCCCGCATCGAGGGCTTCACCGTGCAGGAGATGGCCCATCGGCCCGACGCGCACGAGCTGATCGTGGGCATGATCGACGACGAGCTGTTCGGGCCGGTGATCCTGTTCGGGGCCGGCGGCACCGGGGTCGAGGTGGTGGCGGACAAGGAGCTGGGCCTGCCGCCGCTGAACATGAACCTCGCGCGGGAGATGATGTCCCGCACCCGCATCCACCGGCTGCTGCTGGGCTACCGCTCGCGCCCGAAGGCGGACCTGGACGCCATCGCGCTGTCCCTCATCAAGGTCAGCCAGCTCGTCACCGATTTCCCGGAGATCGTCGAGCTGGACATCAATCCCCTGTTCGCCGACGACAAGGGCGTGCTGGCGCTGGACGCCCGCATCAAGGTGGCGACGCCCAAGATGGAGGGCAGCCGCCGCCTCTCCATCCGGCCCTATCCGAAGAAGCTGGAACAGACGGTGCGGCTGCGCGACGGGCGGGAATATCTGATCCGCCCGATCCGGCCGGAGGACGAGCCGCTGATCCACGACATGGTGGCCCACACCAGCCTGGAGGATCTGCGGCTGCGCTTCTTCGCCCCGATGAAGCGCCTGTCGCACCAGCTCGCCGCCCGCCTGACCCAGATCGACTACGGGCGCGAGATGGCCCTGGTGGCCGAGCGGCCGGACGAGGAGACGGGCGAGCCCGCCATCCACGGCACCGTCCGCATCACCGCCGACCCGGACAACGAACGGGCCGAATACGCCGTGCTGGTCCGCTCCGACATGAAGGGCAAGGGCCTGGGCTACGTGATGATGACCCGCATCCTGGACTACGCCCGCATGCGCGGCATCAAGGAGGTGTTCGGCGAGGTGCTGCGCGAGAACACCACCATGCTCGCGATGTGCCGGGAACTGGGCTTCACCCAGCACGACAACCCCGACGATCCGGGCGTGATGGAGGTCAGCTACCGCGTCCCGAAGCCCGCCGGGGAGTGA
- a CDS encoding DUF4870 family protein → MVQVDDSVQKQDDAERQEDIPPSDDTRPTQEEAGRERNDLRTVLIVIYSLNLLALLAFIIPPAVVTPILGVVLAYFGRGAARGTLWENHFAFAIRGFWAWLIVLSISLLLLSAFVGLIGLALLPLWWLMRCVGALQRALERKPIVDPDAWVV, encoded by the coding sequence ATGGTCCAGGTGGACGACAGCGTTCAGAAGCAGGACGACGCGGAACGGCAGGAGGACATCCCGCCGTCGGACGACACCCGGCCCACCCAGGAGGAGGCCGGACGGGAGCGCAACGATCTGCGCACCGTCCTGATCGTCATCTACAGCCTCAATCTGCTGGCGCTGCTGGCCTTCATCATCCCGCCCGCGGTTGTCACACCGATCCTGGGCGTGGTCCTGGCCTATTTCGGACGGGGCGCTGCCCGCGGCACCCTCTGGGAAAACCACTTCGCCTTCGCCATCCGGGGCTTCTGGGCGTGGCTGATCGTGCTGTCGATCAGCCTGCTGCTGCTGTCGGCCTTCGTCGGCCTGATCGGGCTGGCGCTGCTGCCGCTCTGGTGGCTGATGCGCTGCGTCGGCGCGCTCCAGCGTGCGCTGGAACGCAAGCCGATCGTCGATCCGGACGCCTGGGTGGTCTGA
- the ppa gene encoding inorganic diphosphatase, whose amino-acid sequence MDITKIPVGKNPPWDVNVIIEIPQGGQPVKYEMDKDSGALIVDRFLHTAMFYPANYGFLPHTLALDGDPADVMVVASTPVVPGVVLRSRPIGVLIMEDDAGVDEKILAVPVDKLHPFYSNVASFRQLPQILVEQISHFFEHYKDLEKGKWVRVVRWGEPDEAARIIQESIARYQEKGEG is encoded by the coding sequence ATGGACATCACCAAGATCCCGGTCGGCAAGAACCCGCCCTGGGACGTCAACGTCATCATCGAGATCCCGCAGGGCGGGCAGCCGGTGAAGTACGAGATGGACAAGGATTCGGGCGCGCTGATCGTCGACCGTTTCCTGCACACGGCGATGTTCTACCCGGCCAACTACGGCTTCCTGCCGCACACGCTGGCGCTGGACGGCGATCCGGCGGACGTGATGGTCGTGGCCTCCACCCCCGTCGTGCCGGGCGTGGTGCTGCGCTCCCGCCCGATCGGCGTGCTGATCATGGAGGACGACGCCGGCGTGGACGAGAAGATCCTGGCGGTGCCGGTGGACAAGCTGCACCCCTTCTATTCCAACGTCGCCAGCTTCCGGCAACTGCCGCAGATCCTGGTCGAGCAGATCTCCCACTTCTTCGAGCACTACAAGGACCTGGAGAAGGGCAAGTGGGTCCGCGTCGTCCGCTGGGGCGAACCGGACGAGGCCGCGCGCATCATCCAGGAGAGCATCGCCCGCTATCAGGAGAAGGGCGAGGGCTGA
- a CDS encoding adenosine kinase, which translates to MKARGVVTVERNAAFDVVGIGNAIVDVLSKIEDAFLETHGLAKGGMRLIDTAEAEHLYAKMGPGIEVSGGSAGNTMAGIATLGGRGAYVGKIADDQLGTVFRHDIRAAGVSFDTPPLSDGTPTGRCLILVTPDGQRTMNTFLGAAVVLTPADIDPAVIQGSQVTYLEGYLWDPPPAKEAFLKAAQLAHAGGRKVALSLSDAFCVNRHRDSFLDLVAGHIDILFANESEITALYQTDFDTAAEAVKQHCDVAVLTRSEKGAIILAGGQTVSVAAEPTTVVDTTGAGDLFAAGFLRGFTQGMALGDCARMGAICAAEIISHVGARPQVDLKALVAGKMGA; encoded by the coding sequence ATGAAGGCAAGAGGGGTCGTGACGGTGGAGCGCAACGCTGCATTCGACGTGGTGGGCATCGGCAATGCGATCGTGGACGTGCTGTCCAAGATCGAGGACGCCTTCCTGGAGACGCACGGGCTCGCCAAGGGCGGCATGCGCCTGATCGACACGGCCGAGGCCGAGCACCTGTACGCGAAGATGGGGCCGGGCATCGAGGTGTCCGGTGGCTCCGCCGGCAACACCATGGCCGGCATCGCCACCCTGGGCGGCCGCGGCGCCTATGTCGGCAAGATCGCGGACGACCAGCTCGGCACCGTCTTCCGCCACGACATCCGCGCCGCCGGCGTCTCTTTCGATACGCCGCCGCTGTCCGACGGGACCCCGACCGGCCGCTGCCTGATCCTGGTGACGCCGGACGGCCAGCGCACCATGAACACCTTCCTGGGCGCCGCCGTCGTGCTGACCCCCGCCGACATCGACCCGGCCGTGATCCAGGGCTCCCAGGTCACCTACCTGGAGGGCTATCTCTGGGACCCGCCGCCGGCCAAGGAGGCCTTCCTGAAGGCGGCGCAGCTCGCGCATGCGGGCGGGCGCAAGGTGGCGCTGTCGCTCTCCGATGCCTTCTGCGTCAACCGTCACCGCGACAGCTTCCTCGACCTCGTGGCCGGGCACATCGACATCCTGTTCGCCAACGAGAGCGAGATCACCGCGCTCTACCAGACGGACTTCGACACGGCCGCCGAGGCCGTGAAGCAGCACTGCGACGTGGCGGTGCTGACCCGCAGCGAGAAGGGCGCCATCATCCTGGCCGGCGGGCAGACCGTCAGCGTGGCGGCGGAGCCGACCACCGTGGTGGACACGACGGGCGCGGGCGACCTGTTCGCCGCCGGCTTCCTGCGCGGCTTCACCCAGGGGATGGCGCTGGGCGACTGTGCCCGCATGGGGGCGATCTGCGCGGCGGAGATCATCAGCCATGTCGGCGCCCGGCCGCAGGTGGACCTGAAGGCCCTGGTCGCGGGGAAGATGGGCGCCTGA
- a CDS encoding EI24 domain-containing protein — protein MIRAFARALTQLSDPAFGRVILLSILATLGLFALLLTAVSWTLYETDLFTIPWLDTTVDVLGSLAVLGIAWLLFPAVVITVSSLMLESVVQAVERRHYPGLGPARPQPVLEGIANSAKFLGVVIILNLLVLPLYLIPVLNLVIYYCLNGYLLGREYYELVSLRRLDPERMRYLRSEESMGLFLVGIIIAFLSVVPIVNLLVPVIATAFMVHVFEDMRRRLPHPGAA, from the coding sequence ATGATCCGTGCATTCGCCCGTGCCCTGACCCAGCTTTCCGACCCGGCCTTCGGGCGGGTGATCCTGCTGTCGATCCTGGCGACGCTGGGGCTGTTCGCGCTCCTGCTGACGGCGGTCTCCTGGACGCTCTACGAGACCGACCTGTTCACCATCCCCTGGCTGGACACCACGGTGGACGTGCTGGGCAGCCTTGCGGTGCTGGGCATCGCGTGGCTGCTGTTCCCGGCGGTGGTCATCACCGTGTCGTCGCTGATGCTGGAGAGCGTCGTGCAGGCGGTGGAGCGGCGCCACTATCCGGGCCTGGGTCCGGCCCGGCCGCAACCGGTGCTGGAGGGGATCGCCAACTCCGCCAAGTTCCTCGGCGTAGTGATAATCCTCAACCTGCTGGTCCTGCCGCTCTACCTGATTCCGGTCCTGAATCTGGTGATATATTACTGTCTTAATGGTTACCTTCTTGGACGTGAGTACTACGAACTTGTATCCCTCAGAAGGCTTGATCCGGAAAGGATGCGGTATCTACGATCGGAGGAGTCGATGGGACTTTTTTTGGTCGGCATCATTATTGCCTTCCTATCCGTGGTCCCGATCGTGAATCTTCTGGTGCCCGTCATCGCCACCGCATTCATGGTCCATGTCTTCGAGGACATGCGGAGACGCTTGCCGCACCCGGGAGCCGCATGA